The DNA sequence TTTTGCTTCAATATATCCAATGATATGCTGTTTTCCGTCCCATACCCTGAAATCAGGGTTGCCGGCCTCGGTCTTTTTCGGAATTGTTGTTATATGAATATTTTTCTTGCCTGTTGATTCGCTGTATTCTTTTAAAAATCTTTCAAGGGTCGAGTAAAAACTTTGTTCTGTCGAATCCCCGCGCTTGGCAACTTCAGATATTTCTTTTATATATGTTTTGAGCATTTGATCTATTCAACTATTCTAAATCCTTATAAAGATGATTACAACGATAAAAATGCCGAGCCTTTACCGTGAATTGTGAACCGTGAACTGTTCTACTCAAAACAAAACCCCTTCTCCCGAAACAATTTAAGACATGCCTCCACCACTTGAGCATCGTAGAGGATGTCTTTGTTGTTCTCTATCTCTTCGAGGGCTGCATCTATTCCAAGGGCAGGGCGATAAGGACGGTGGGAGGGAATAGCTTCAACCACATCGGCCACAGAGATAATCTTAGTTTCGAGGAGGATTTGTTCACCTTTCAACCCCTGCGGATAGCCCGAACCGTCTAACCGTTCATGGTGTTGGAGGACTATTTCTGCTATGGGATACGGCAATCCCACATCTTTTAATATGTCATATCCTGATTGAGAGTGAACCTTGATAAGGTTCATTTCTATGTTTGTTAATGTGCCGCCCTTACTTAAAATTTCTGCGGGTACCGATATCTTGCCGATATCATGAATAATGCCTGCCATACGGATAGTATCAACTGTATCGTTTGACAGACCCATCTCCTGTGCGATTACCCGTGCAAGGTTTGATACCTTCCTCTGGTGGCCCGCGGTATAGGGGTCTCTTGTCTCAACCGTTGAAGACAATGCTTGGATAGTGCCTGATAAGGATTTTCTTAGCTTCTCGGTAGTCTGTTGTAACTCTTCTTCGGCAAGTTTGCGGGAGGTAATATCTTCGCAAGTCATAATGTGCACACCGGTTTCCATTTGCACCGAGATGAGGTTAACAATCTTTTCCGTTCCATCCTTACACGTTACAGTAAAAACCCGTGGTCTTTTTTCACCTGGTCCGGCTGCTTTTAAATCTTCTACCCATGCCGCGATAACGGTCTGCCTGTATGCAGGGTTGGGGTATGCCTTTGTAAACCATGTTCTTCCATCAGGAATCTCTGACAGGTTGTACCCGAATATTTCTTTAAATTTCGGGTTGATATAGACAAAATTCCCATCCTTATCTATCATTGCCATTCCAAAGGGTGCATTTTCAGAAAGGACAGAAAACCTCTGTCTTTCGTGTTTCAGTTGTTCTTCTGCCTGCTTGCGGTTGGTTATGTCCTGTAGTGTTTCAATAGCGGCTATTAATTTTCCATTATCATCGTATATGGGCGCGGCATCAAATACTATATACCTGTTTTTGCCGCCAAGATTGGGATACCAGCCTTCAGCGTGTATTCCTTCGGGTATGAGAACGGACCTCGCGTAGACTCCGTAAAGGTTAGTCATCTCATTGAATTTATTGTCAATAATTACGTCCGCGACACAGGGACGGGGATAATCATAGAAAGCCTTCCAGTGATCACTGGCGCCAAGTAAATCCTCTGATTTTATTCCAGTAAGGTCTTCGCATGCCTTGTTCCAGTAAATCACTTTATGTTCCGCGTTGACGACAAAAGTGGCTACCGCAGAACTTTGAACTATGGATTCCATGAACTTATCTTTTTCCTTTAATTCTTCCTCCGCCTTTTTGCTATCGGTAATGTCACGGTTACTGCCCCGTTGTCCTAGATATTCACCATCACGGCCGTACACCCCCCGACACTCATGTCCGATCCAACGGTCTTCGTTGTTCCTGGTTATTATACGAAACTCCAGTGTGCAAACATCAGATTTGTCCTGCAACACGTCGTGAATATGGATAACAAACCGGTGTTTGTCGTCGGGGTGGATGATCTTTTCCAGCAGTTTTGGGTCTTGATGAAATTCTTCAACCCGATACCCGGAGATGCGCTCACAGGCAGGGGAGACATAAACATATTTTCCATCGGGAGCGAGCCAGTACTCCCAGGCATAGGTAAAGTCAGCCACTGTGCGATATCTCTCTTCACTCTCCTTAAGCGCATCCTCCGTACGCTTGTGTTCTGATTCCGATTGTTCCAGTTCCTTGATTCTCTGCTTTGAGGCGGATATCTCTTCGATCAGTTCCTGATTCGTCCTGGATGGATCTTTCATCCGACTCCCATATGGTGATAAATAGTGCCGAGATATATTAAGATATTAAGAATACTATAGTAGATATGTAGCGGCGTCAACGTATATCCATGTGAAACATAAATAAATGACATTAATATACCGTTCATATTGATTTTGTGAGGCAACATGTATACGTAAAGATTTGAGCATGGCTCACTATTGCCAATCGAAACACAGTACGAATTGCTTCTTTGTGGAAACTCTCTTACAGGAAGCTATACGTACGGTTTGATGAAGGCGGGTACCCTCTGGGTGCGGAAACGTTATGAACGCTATAGTCCTTATGAGATGCGTGCATCCCCTATCATCTCCTTCCCTTTCTGTGTTAACCAGCATGCCCTATAGGTATCACCCGCCACGGTTCCTCCCAATCCTGTTTCGGCCAAGCCCTTCCGGCAGAGCGCGTCAAGCACCTCCCTGCCCGCTTTGTTGCGGCAAACCTTGTCAATCCATGTTGCGCGCTTGTAAGCGCCCCCGCTGTACTGATTGTTTACGATTCTGATGAGCATGTCTTTTTCTTCTGGAGTGATTTCCATGATCAAACCTCGCTTTTCGGGATGTCTTAAATATCTCCAATACAGTTCCAAATGTCAAACGAATTTACAGGTGTATTTTCAGGTGAAAAAAGTATGCTCCAGTAATAGATATGATTGATTAGTAAGATTGACTATTATAGAATCATACTCGAAGCTCACAGTTCAAAACTACACATGGAGGTTAACATGTTCCATCCAACCAAGATTATTGCAATAGGGCTCAATTATCGGGATCATGCAAAAGAGATGCATCACGAAATTCCAGAATATCCGCTCATTTTCCTGAAGCCCCCGACAGCAGTTATTCAAAA is a window from the Pseudomonadota bacterium genome containing:
- a CDS encoding PAS domain S-box protein — its product is MKDPSRTNQELIEEISASKQRIKELEQSESEHKRTEDALKESEERYRTVADFTYAWEYWLAPDGKYVYVSPACERISGYRVEEFHQDPKLLEKIIHPDDKHRFVIHIHDVLQDKSDVCTLEFRIITRNNEDRWIGHECRGVYGRDGEYLGQRGSNRDITDSKKAEEELKEKDKFMESIVQSSAVATFVVNAEHKVIYWNKACEDLTGIKSEDLLGASDHWKAFYDYPRPCVADVIIDNKFNEMTNLYGVYARSVLIPEGIHAEGWYPNLGGKNRYIVFDAAPIYDDNGKLIAAIETLQDITNRKQAEEQLKHERQRFSVLSENAPFGMAMIDKDGNFVYINPKFKEIFGYNLSEIPDGRTWFTKAYPNPAYRQTVIAAWVEDLKAAGPGEKRPRVFTVTCKDGTEKIVNLISVQMETGVHIMTCEDITSRKLAEEELQQTTEKLRKSLSGTIQALSSTVETRDPYTAGHQRKVSNLARVIAQEMGLSNDTVDTIRMAGIIHDIGKISVPAEILSKGGTLTNIEMNLIKVHSQSGYDILKDVGLPYPIAEIVLQHHERLDGSGYPQGLKGEQILLETKIISVADVVEAIPSHRPYRPALGIDAALEEIENNKDILYDAQVVEACLKLFREKGFCFE